In a genomic window of Besnoitia besnoiti strain Bb-Ger1 chromosome XI, whole genome shotgun sequence:
- a CDS encoding hypothetical protein (encoded by transcript BESB_020890): MQPALPFCRVGRPTTTARACPFPDSRHDAALLRRLSARPGSAPPDGRRPSAPKAGTLPLPRPTGGATDAAAPPVHASQAAVFPPTFGFASPTATVPVVSLPHITVNVCSHGLPASITRTNPSTISLGVGGDTDALATATASGRPLSAPLVSVSIVGMTPTPTAADALVLSHPPAPTIRRTQGGNEALPSSNHIRHTETYPQVQRPPTQLTPLPSSHAGSSGFSVGPFALPPAVPSAWTEDGVRTAQLASYGSCLRTPPGFHTTSTTAASSFDRSSVWTGACQQPRVVCSDCSSSPEVGTPERLALRRVASLPAEGFARYRTGNYAEQQAHCPGDFPTFSDPDGFLAAPGDPNESYRSPVWQVAADDAPAPPATGGPVPPFQPNKLQPESGIRGHLPGYKSAKESAACYATPWERPAKHEGRPPAPHMPEPSAAAPSGGTSVPIRLGDASAPPVYHRLALPTDAHDFHSEEETYPPCVLTELTQRLAPLSVPRAPPADAPGGSPLGNHPLLQIRCQENQESRHAKSTGPVPLCERRSQSVPRYTPEHSQPTISPGGIALRRKNSCPCFASYMPEGYRGAPPGEQGVTNADMHYGNIRTLQAAPSVWPAAAVPSGARQGPRPPQTSVPFSRVDHGLPQAPSPSRRVAHSLHGDDSYPPVGGYAARQAPEAAALGDCIWSPPVNCRQAAVALGSASERPNVVPSSRSRSASAELRHEFAGAGLAEHGATTVTMPTGPMRVSSQMSLLPLSHQPCSYGQELDFPNPLPRNVESNALACYRTAHYHQIPRLSQTQPDMYHLTSPRAPDTHTYIESDGFDSGERRNGGHQFHGCGSAAIRSFSEPARSHAYSRTRSWKAATDSTLMASPVCLENRESAHATRYLPGRSTGTPPASLEPLHHPHESMAQRVPGPVLSPRCSAFASHVAAQRSMPGHTADAASASLLPAPSLQGAGGESEDGLLAPAKRVGELTPHNPPHAQLLERGNEAACSPRDGGGVIPLSLTNFAEPGAAWATAVRQQHAANAATARACGSCSETVCQPRCLPTASSPAQRPAWSPVAHQPQPPSVPHMLGCNTRMPLHARSTAGTPVAERPSTPISFGLDRSPPPAERGCMTPSRSQGLRHPLAGASKQTTGGSTASSLLTVGAASESVACASGSSCATFPGDSQSRLLAESAQNRLTVQTQDSLVNCQNTSGHRASGIEMYAHFPLSPSVGTVTGSSLQLTGEPHTLKRSLVTSDCVQGPASGLRISAPGTARESFESRQPAATGIAACKSGGLRRNAPPGWTTQDGESSLPTLKGCGDLVSSAPSSGCSLDSAAVTPCSLALETSSRGRTLSGQAGQAAWGEQSGLLTTWEETHGHSPCRSSQVEQSGSGARFPPASPREGALDVTRVSTSRPGSDAWRGSSGLTAQASSWGSLAAQSFSTGSLASRAAAATSADGAVPLVGAAPQWSQSLLGSTLSNAPEHRTRSTLEAQQYLPATQNSEIARVVPLDGSASQLCHLTQMGSQTPASCRASGVSPRAAGASTESECGVGLRQELRLCSSRCRSPRDMLSQSSELLSHAVSPAVGLGDLALSSCASPLARRNVIVGDGGNTPCSGSGRLVCGDGGTASPEFVDGTAEVLHTPPMHPQTPTSCRGSTSRSVATSRIAEPHSPHGTPPVSPRPENLREHSPSSLPAPGGDETHSTLHQYPFQAGSQAIASGETPPSMSPRHARCSSTYAGTSASSLSPAAPVRSPSSVTSCHSVAHPLTEAAPSDTGRSRASVSECRSLRLGEALDTTTDIGSLTTSRSCLDIEQLFQTPVSQQDMRSPLRLSCLDTQLSSRTSPSAYESAAFGSPTDLSPANSNRSRTIIPLALPAAEPASVRSQSSYGGESSRRPRASSPTFFSKRSSSPASSPGSSFAATARAAASSSPFARSGASNVGTPVTATGSTSLQVSQAASVGAWTPLRANLFSPGSAFQSTPVPYSPIDAISPFNGSHAVQVRSPLGRNRRVPGLRPQSPSSAARESPRGGRKAALPRRDRASGKRSPLFCVPSPSPSSADGVRSSAFQSRMRPAGRFLEQGSPFFPSTASSPNVGDSPLCPRRGEAAPGVQESDAVEVGSSLTLSADRQTEGEISRPRTSPTSTAEAVGAAAAKAAQAQSADAISAAARANMPAAVAASPSVLQVLGDTSPAVSPLVSPIGLAGCLRPGLEATPRSHLGRSTPPANGSPPSDSPSPPLRFPQPHVSSLQTAPAAAAQLENVDASAALQSVSELGPDLPPPARALSALAPPRSAAAAKNRSPLELPSEGASVHSPRATASGHTVQEAYSILPSLSPVAAAAASALPPEASALVLGHFFPSHMTPIGRGDPPASRASPPLTPRAAAAAAAARARAEAAAATAEAAAHRAAAVAKSSVSPRAADASRRAADAATAAVAAARRCASASPRIAAAAQRTAAAIAAAAAISAAAAANAKDVAEARRRAVPVAAAAAAVAAARQRAAAASSKGLAWTTPRGVASLPSNQSAVAWRPQATPDSSHPPPREADTAARFSWTPFPTSAAAAAAAAGAAAARAARGLAFASAALGRPGHPLGSAAASTPRAHRAGEVSSAAVSHDFESAQAETNARERSPSVAAIPRSQSGAAGSPQARGRHRHTVTPFLCDGEQLREGAQGEEGRGRGIGGLRVMPSDAEVGTSRPASSASGLGGLRGTRAPGENGGDAEDDVTESGARSGSYYGRLNHCDPVSGRAVFIKKIPAAVWEQQWRLAQRYKGFFLTDGENFVGEAALSAFLTDCAPLCVAPLLAILHEAGSLPESGPTSSVEAEGLDTTSTGGRFVLVNQGFGQGDLLDFFDNADPEVFTPASKRSLQYSVTQILVALHSAGVAHLDLTPENVLVHAYTEALPSSVTPHSGFGAGNRIGSASSVTPSAKLSGGSAHRVQLKVCDLAKAAPLFNSSPFRLPQCILKAHFSDTRLDDTVATDAAQPFLSCEPTVAKGPYMPPECWRIVYILRALGITAPFAQVGAPLLTTGRPPPPLYLKDPPGLEKDLGAGGIGLHVDVSAGVDAAELFFDVRKADVYMLGALMFWIWAEGSIWTCSDPRQDTQYNDLLQGGLEFGIFTDCDGWPTELLHLLKGALEPNPARRSTLAEILRHPWWTCTLAAT; the protein is encoded by the exons ATGCAGCCCGCCCTCCCGTTCTGTAGGGTTGGGAGGCCTACGACGACTGCGCGCGCATGCCCTTTCCCCGATAGTCGTCATGAcgcagcgctgctgcgccgatTGTCTGCACGTCCCGGCTCAGCACCGCCGGACGGCAGGCGGCCCTCTGCGCCTAAGGCAGgcactctccctctccccaGACCTACTGGTGGTGCGACagatgcagctgcgcctccagtACATGCGAGTCAAGCTGCCGTGTTCCCCCCCACCTTCGGATTCGCGTCGCCCACGGCCACAGTGCCTGTAGTGTCCCTGCCGCATATCACTGTCAACGTTTGCTCCCACGGCCTTCCCGCGTCCATCACACGTACCAACCCCTCAACTATTTCTCTTGGGGTTGGAGGTGACACAGACGCGCTCGCAACTGCCACAGCGTCAGGCCGGCCTCTTTCAGCTCCCCTCGTCTCTGTTTCCATCGTTGGAATGACCCCCACACCAACTGCGGCCGAcgccctcgtcctctctcacccgcccgcgccgacaATCCGCCGCACACAAGGCGGAAACGAAGCCCTGCCCTCCTCTAATCACATACGCCACACGGAAACGTACCCGCAAGTACAGCGGCCTCCTACGCAGTTGACCCCGCTCCCCTCTTCACACGCGGGCAGCTCCGGTTTCAGTGTAGGCCCCTTTGCATTACCTCCCGCTGTTCCCAGTGCCTGGACAGAAGACGGTGTGCGGACAGCGCAGCTCGCATCGTACGGCAGCTGCTTGCGGACACCGCCAGGATTTCACACGACGTCCACCACTGCTGCGTCCTCGTTTGACAGGTCCAGTGTCTGGACAGGTGCCTGCCAACAGCCGCGAGTGGTTTGCTCAGACTGCAGTTCTTCTCCAGAGGTGGGCACTCCCGAGCGACTTGCGCTAAGGAGGGTGGCGTCTCTTCCTGCCGAGGGTTTCGCGAGATATAGGACAGGAAACTACGCAGAACAGCAGGCGCACTGCCCGGGAGATTTCCCAACTTTTTCAGATCCCGATGGATTTCTTGCTGCGCCGGGAGATCCAAACGAGTCGTATCGTTCTCCGGTCTGGCAGGTCGCGGCGGAcgatgcgccggcgccgcccgccaccgGCGGACCTGTGCCACCTTTTCAGCCAAACAAACTGCAGCCAGAAAGCGGCATTCGTGGCCATCTGCCAGGCTATAAGTCTGCCAAGGAGTCTGCGGCTTGTTATGCGACACCTTGGGAGAGGCCTGCAAAACATGAGGGCCGTCCGCCGGCTCCACACATGCCGGAaccttccgccgctgcgcctaGCGGCGGCACATCTGTACCCATCCGCTTGGGGGACGCTTCTGCACCTCCAGTCTATCACCGCCTTGCGCTCCCCACAGACGCGCACGATTTTCACTCTGAGGAGGAAACGTACCCGCCATGTGTGCTAACCGAGCTAACACAGAGATTAGCTCCTCTCTCCGTTCCGCGGGCCCCACCTGCAGATGCGCCTG GAGGCTCGCCTCTAGGGAATcacccgctgctgcagattcGTTGTCAGGAGAATCAAGAAAGCCGGCATGCAAAGTCGACAGGACCCGTCCCCTTATGCGAGCGTCGTTCTCAGAGCGTACCGCGTTACACTCCGGAGCATTCGCAGCCGACGATTTCACCAGGAGGGATTGCGCTTAGGCGCAAGAACAGCTGCCCGTGCTTTGCCTCGTACATGCCAGAGGGATATCGTGGAGCACCGCCAGGTGAGCAGGGGGTGACGAATGCTGACATGCACTATGGCAATATACGGACCCTACAAGCTGCTCCGTCGGTTTGGCCGGCTGCAGCTGTCCCCAGTGGTGCTCGACAGGGGCCGCGGCCCCCGCAGACAAGCGTGCCATTCTCTCGCGTAGACCATGGGCTCCCAcaagcgccgtcgccttcccgcCGAGTTGCACACAGTTTGCACGGGGACGACTCGTATCCACCTGTGGGCGGGTACGCGGCGCGGCAAGcccccgaggccgcagccctTGGCGACTGCATCTGGAGTCCTCCGGTGAATTGCCGACAAGCCGCAGTCGCCCTTGGGAGCGCCAGCGAACGGCCGAACGTCGTTCCGAGCTCTCGAAGCCGTTCGGCATCCGCCGAGCTGAGACACGAGTTCGCTGGCGCTGGTCTAGCCGAGCACGGCGCAACCACGGTGACAATGCCTACAGGCCCAATGCGTGTTTCGAGTCAGATGTCactgcttcctctctcccaTCAGCCTTGCAGTTACGGGCAGGAGCTCGATTTTCCGAACCCGCTGCCGCGCAACGTAGAGTCAAACGCTTTGGCCTGCTACAGGACAGCACATTATCATCAGATCCCACGGCTCTCCCAGACCCAACCTGACATGTACCACCTGACCTCTCCGAGAGCTCCAGATACGCACACTTACATTGAAAGCGACGGCTTCGACAGCGGTGAACGCCGCAACGGAGGTCACCAGTTTCACGGCTGTGGGTCAGCAGCTATCCGGTCATTCTCAGAGCCGGCACGCAGCCACGCATATAGCCGCACCAGGTCTTGGAAGGCCGCAACCGACTCAACCCTGATGGCCTCGCCAGTGTGCCTCGAAAACCGCGAATCAGCGCACGCCACCCGGTACCTTCCGGGGCGGTCTACTGGCACACCACCTGCTTCACTCGAACCTTTACACCACCCTCATGAGTCGATGGCACAGCGTGTGCCCGGACCGGTTCTGTCGCCACGATGCTCAGCATTTGCGTCGCATGTAGCGGCTCAAAGGTCTATGCCAGGGCATACCGCTGATGCGGCAAGTGCTTCATTGCTgccagcgccttctctccagGGGGCTGGCGGCGAAAGTGAGGACGGGTTGCTAGCGCCTGCCaagcgcgtcggcgagctAACGCCCCATAATCCGCCGCACGCCCAATTGTTGGAGCGCGGCAATGAGGCCGCATGCTCTCCGAGAGATGGTGGCGGAGTCATTCCCCTGTCGCTTACGAATTTTGCAGAGCCTGGAGCAGCATGGGCTACAGCGGTTAggcagcagcacgcagcaAACGCAGCAACCGCTCGAGCCTGCGGGAGTTGCAGTGAAACGGTCTGTCAACCCCGCTGCCTGCCCACCGCGTCTTCTCCAGCCCAACGGCCTGCGTGGTCGCCTGTGGCTCATCAGCCTCAGCCACCCTCTGTGCCTCACATGCTGGGCTGTAACACAAGAATGCCGCTCCATGCAAGAAGCACAGCGGGCACTCCCGTCGCCGAGCGACCTTCCACTCCGATCAGCTTTGGGCTAGATCGATCCCCCCCGCCTGCGGAGAGGGGCTGCATGACACCGTCGCGCTCTCAGGGCCTCAGACACCctctggcgggcgcgtcaAAGCAGACCACAGGGGGCAGCACTGCGTCGAGCCTCCTCACAGTTGGTGCAGCTTCGGAATCGGtggcctgcgcgagcgggAGTTCGTGTGCGACGTTCCCCGGTGATTCCCAAAGCAGGCTACTGGCGGAGTCTGCGCAGAATAGACTGACTGTCCAAACGCAGGATTCTCTTGTGAATTGTCAAAATACCTCGGGACATAGAGCCTCTGGAATAGAGATGTACGCGCACTTTCCGTTGTCGCCGTCGGTGGGTACGGTGACGGGGTCTAGCCTTCAACTAACCGGGGAGCCACATACACTGAAGCGCAGTCTCGTGACTTCCGATTGCGTCCAAGGCCCCGCAAGCGGCCTTCGCATCTCTGCACCAGGCACAGCTCGCGAGTCCTTTGAATCACGGCAGCCTGCCGCGACTGGCATAGCCGCGTGCAAAAGTGGAGGCCTCAGACGCAATGCACCTCCAGGGTGGACTACGCAGGACGGCGAAAGCAGCTTGCCAACCCTAAAAGGCTGTGGAGATCTCGTTTCCTCTGCTCCATCCTCTGGCTGCTCTCTTGATAGCGCTGCTGTCACACCTTGCTCACTGGCTCTTGAAACGTCATCGCGAGGGCGGACGCTGTCGGGGCAGGCCGGGCAGGCTGCCTGGGGAGAGCAATCTGGTCTTTTAACCACGTGGGAAGAAACGCATGGGCACAGCCCGTGTCGTTCGTCTCAGGTGGAGCAGTCGGGTTCTGGCGCCCGCTTTCccccggcgtctcctcgagaGGGGGCCCTCGACGTGACTCGTGTGTCGACAAGCCGTCCTGGAAGCGATgcgtggagaggcagcagcggactCACTGCTCAGGCCAGCAGCTGGGGGAGCTTGGCCGCGCAGAGCTTCTCCACAGGGTCCCTtgcgtctcgcgcagccgcggcaacCAGCGCAGATGGGGCCGTGCcgctcgtcggcgctgcgcctcagtGGAGTCAGAGCCTCTTGGGCAGCACACTGTCAAACGCCCCCGAACACCGGACTCGTTCCACTCTTGAGGCACAGCAGTACCTCCCAGCTACCCAAAACAGTGAAATAGCGCGTGTCGTCCCTTTGGATGGAAGTGCAAGTCAGCTGTGCCATCTGACTCAAATGGGCTCCCAGACGCCCGCGTCCTGCAGGGCAAGTGGAGtatcgcctcgcgctgcaggggCATCCACAGAAAGCGAGTGTGGAGTAGGCCTCCGTCAAGAGTTGCGACTTTGCTCCAGCCGATGCAGGTCGCCCCGAGACATGCTATCCCAGTCGTCCGAACTGTTGTCGCATGCCGTGAGTCCCGCGGTAGGGCTAGGCGACCTTGCACTGtcgagctgcgcgtcgccgctggctcGCCGGAACGTCATCGTGGGGGATGGCGGCAACACACCTTGCAGCGGTTCCGGCCGGCTGGTGtgtggcgacggcggcacgGCCTCTCCTGAGTTTGTGGATGGGACTGCTGAAGTGCTGCACACGCCTCCAATGCATCCGCAAACTCCCACCTCTTGCCGGGGATCAACATCGCGGTCGGTGGCAACCTCACGGATTGCGGAGCCACACTCTCCCCACGGAACACCACCTGTTTCCCCAAGGCCAGAGAACTTGAGGGAGCATTCGCCTTCGTCACTCCCAGCTCCAGGCGGAGATGAGACTCACAGTACCCTTCACCAGTATCCGTTTCAGGCTGGTTCGCAGGCGATCGCGTCAGGTGAGACGCCGCCGTCAATGTCCCCGAGGCACGCGCGTTGTTCTAGTACCTACGCAGGAACTTCCGCGAGCTCGCTGTCCCCCGCAGCGCCTGTCCGCTCACCGTCCAGTGTGACGAGCTGTCACTCAGTTGCACATCCGCTgaccgaggcggcgccttcagacacaggccgcagccgcgcaagTGTTTCAGAATGCCGGAGCCTGCGGCTGGGGGAGGCGCTAGACACCACGACAGACATCGGCTCGCTGACGACGTCGCGTTCATGTCTGGATATAGAGCAGCTGTTTCAGACCCCCGTCTCGCAGCAAGACATGCGGTCTCCGCTACGCCTTTCTTGTCTCGATACACAGTTGTCGTCACGaacctctccctctgcgtaTGAATCTGCCGCGTTCGGCTCCCCTACCGACTTGTCCCCAGCGAACTCCAACCGATCTCGAACTATAAttcctctcgccctccccgcggcggagcctgcTTCCGTGAGAAGCCAGAGTAGCTACGGGGGCGAGAGCAGCCGCCGTCCCCGAGCCTCGTCTCCCACTTTCTTTTCAAAGCGATCTTCGAGCCCTGCATCATCACCTGGATCTTCCTTCGCAGCCAcagcgcgagccgcggcttcAAGTTCCCCATTTGCCCGCTCGGGTGCGTCGAACGTGGGCACGCCAGTGACGGCAACGGGCAGCACTTCGTTGCAGGTGTCACAGGCAGCGTCTGTGGGAGCGTGGACGCCGCTTCGGGCAAACCTTTTTTCCCCGGGTAGCGCCTTTCAGTCGACGCCTGTCCCCTACTCTCCCATCGACGCCATTTCGCCTTTCAACGGTTCACACGCTGTGCAGGTGAGATCGCCGCTCGGAAGGAATCGGCGCGTCCCAGGCTTGCGGCCTCAGTCTCcgtccagcgccgccagggAGTCTCCAAGAGGGGGTCGGAAGGCAGCTCTGCCCAGGAGGGACCGCGCAAGCGGCAAACGCTCACCCTTGTTCTGCGtcccctcgccgtctccaaGTTCGGCCGACGGTGTGCGATCGAGCGCATTTCAGTCTCGGATGCGTCCAGCCGGAAGATTCCTGGAGCAAGGATCTCCCTTCTTCCCTTCCACCGCATCGTCACCCAACGTTGGCGACTCACCGCTatgcccccgccgcggcgaagcagcgcccgGTGTGCAGGAAAGCGACGCTGTCGAGGTCGGCTCGTCTTTAACACTTTCCGCAGATCGGCAAACCGAAGGCGAGATTTCACGACCTCGCACTTCTCCGACCTCCACAGCAGAGGCTGTTGGGGCAGCGGCAGCTAAGGCTGCTCAAGCTCAGTCAGCTGATGCGATCAgtgctgcagctcgagcaAACATGCCGGCAGCTGTTGCAGCTTCGCCTTCCGTTCTGCAGGTGCTCGGAG ATACTTCCCCTGCTGTCTCGCCCCTCGTTTCGCCAATCGGGCTTGCCGGTTGCTTACGCCCCGGTCTTGAGGCCACGCCGCGGTCTCATCTGGGCCGCTCTACACCTCCAGCGAATggttcgcctccctccgattctccgtcgccgcctttgCGCTTTCCACAGCCTCACGTCTCATCTCTACAGaccgcgccagcggccgccgcgcagctggagAACGTAgacgcttccgcggcgctgcagtcgGTATCTGAATTGGGTCCCGACCTCCCTCCTCCCGCACGGGCTTTATCGGCGTTGGCCCCGCCTcgttctgcagctgcagctaAAAACCGGAGCCCATTAGAATTGCCTTCGGAGGGTGCTTCCGTGCACAGTCCACGGGCAACTGCTAGCGGACACACCGTGCAGGAAGCGTATTCGATtctgccttcgctctctcctgttgccgccgccgcagcgtcggcgTTACCTCCTGAAGCATCCGCTCTGGTCCTCGGGCACTTCTTTCCCAGCCATATGACCCCAATTGGCAGAGGCGacccgcctgcgtcgcgcgcatcGCCCCCGCTTACTCCacgagctgcggcagccgccgccgcagcgcgtgcgcgtgcggaagcagcggctgcgacaGCTGAGGCCGCTGCTCATCGGGCCGCAGCCGTTGCAAAATCGTCTGTGTCTCCACGAGCTGCGGAcgcttctcggcgcgccgcagatgcagcgactgcagcggttgcggcagcgaggcggtgtgcctctgcctcgccccggatagccgccgcagcccagcggacggccgcggcaattgcggctgctgctgccatttccgccgcggcggctgcgaatGCCAAGGACGTCGCGGAGGCCAGACGACGAGCTGTGCcggtcgctgctgcggctgctgcggtcgcggctgcaaggcagcgcgccgccgcagcgagctcCAAGGGGCTGGCGTGGACTACGCCCCGCGGTGTTGCCTCTCTTCCCAGCAACCAGAGTGCGGTAGCCTGGAGGCCACAAGCGACTCCAGACAGCTCGCATCCGCCCCCGCGGGAGGCAGACACTGCCGCCCGGTTCAGCTGGACGCCGTTTCCTacttccgctgctgcagccgcagccgcggcaggggccgctgcggcgcgcgccgctcgcgggctcGCGTTTGCCTCAGCAGCATTGGGTCGGCCGGGGCACCCTCTtgggagcgccgccgcctctaCTCCAAGGGCACACCGAGCTGGAGAggtctcctctgccgctgTGTCCCATGATTTCGAGA gcgcacaaGCAGAGACCAATGCTCGAGAGCGATCGCCGTCGGTTGCTGCCATCCCGCGCTCGCAGAGCGGAGCTGCAGGATCCCCGCAGGCTCGCGGCCGGCATCGTCACACGGTGACGCCATTTCTGTGTGACGGCGAGCAACTACGTGAAGGGGCgcaaggcgaggagggccgcggcagaggaaTAGGTGGACTCCGTGTGATGCCGAGTGACGCGGAAGTAGGCACTTCGCGcccggcgtcgtctgcgtcagGGCTGGGGGGCCTTCGTGGAACGAGAGCGCCTGGGGAAAATGGTGGGGATGCAGAAGATGATGTTACGGAGTCAGGAGCCCGGA GTGGTTCCTACTATGGGCGCCTCAACCACTGCGACCCGGTGTCAG GCCGGGCCGTGTTCATCAAAAAGATCCCGGCAGCTGTGTGGGAGCAGCAATGGCGGCTCGCACAACGATATAAGGGATTCTTCCTGACAGACGGAGAAAACTTTGTCGGCGAGGCCGCATTATCTGCCTTCCTCACAG ACTGCGCTCCCCTCTGCGTGGCTCCGCTCCTCGCCATCCTCCATGAAGCCGGGAGTCTCCCAGAGAGCGGGCCTACCAGTAGTGTAGAGGCTGAAGGACTCGACACAACATCAACTGGCGGCCGGTTTGTCCTCGTGAATCAGGGCTTCGGACAAGGAGACCTTTTGGATTTCTTTGACAATGCAGATCCGGAG GTCTTCACTCCTGCATCGAAGCGGAGTCTCCAGTACTCAGTGACGCAGATCCTGGTGGCTCTCCATTCCGCGGGAGTCGCCCACCTTGATCTCACCCCTGAGAACGTTCTCGTTCACGCTTATACGGAGGCGCTGCCTTCCTCTGTCACTCCGCATTCTGGATTCGGCGCCGGGAACCGCatcggcagcgcctcgtctgTTACGCCCTCCGCAAAGCTGTCCGGGGGCTCTGCTCACCGGGTGCAGCTCAAGGTGTGCGACCTAGCAAAAGCCGCCCCGCTTTTCAACTCGTCCCCCTTTCGGCTACCCCAGTGCATCCTCAAGGCGCACTTCAGTGATACCCGGTTGGACGACACAGTCGCAACCGATGCTGCGCAGCCGTTCTTGAGTTGTGAACCAACAGTGGCGAAAGGTCCCTACATGCCTCCCGAATGCTGGCGCATCGTCTACATTCTCAGGGCACTTGGAATCACGGCGCCCTTCGCGCAAGTGGGGGCGCCGTTACTGACTACCGGGCGTCCGCCACCTCCTCTATATCTGAAGGATCCCCCCGGTCTTGAAAAAGACCTTGGCGCAGGAGGGATTGGACTGCATGTCGACGTCTCGGCAGGCGTGGACGCTGCTGAATTGTTTTTCGACGTGCGCAAGGCTGATGTATACATGCTTGGAGCGCTGATGTTTTGGATTTGGGCCGAGGGGTCGATCTGGACATGCTCCGACCCGCGACAAGACACGCA GTATAACGATTTGCTTCAAGGCGGGCTCGAGTTCGGGATCTTCACGGACTGCGATGGCTGGCCTACGGAACTGCTTCATCTACTCAAG GGGGCTCTGGAACCCAACCCCGCGCGTCGATCGACGCTTGCTGAGATTCTTCGACATCCCTGGTGGACGTGCACACTTGCAGCGACATAG
- a CDS encoding hypothetical protein (encoded by transcript BESB_020880) has protein sequence MRLPLALSLTPAPTTSPLLFAAALRLVLLARRAGSGLASAGMVPAGGSEQPLYSYGRSRSDTNWSISPTPSPHVRLTTGLESQHMQNGNSGARSAHWVGTHVAGPSLLYRDAVDPTEGVHSRDGYGVGAWQAYPPSGTSSSSALESSKTQESYSETESQQAMLRADPAHSPLVHPERVSLAADAHGVSGTQFLKRHDAPLPPDTGSREMWHDALISQSQSHESSYERAKPQMDRPFTWNQPSSSPTEFRAFPSGGVVTRPVTAAGPSLLAPTDARGSPINPFSVAQFMVNKLIQQDERFVQDLLARHGPDLSDVSPGDVVHALASSDTTLSRLSHFTRKHFGPTLEMLKDAHKTLVETHWSTGGLRDEGTELSDPETAAVQLVRFIRSDPLLHTLSDIVVNRVFPDVEAFVEADAGDNPAALPAFATH, from the exons ATGCGTCTCCCTTTAGCGCTCTCTCTCACGCCCGCTCCCACGACGtcccccctcctcttcgccgccgctctccgcctcgttctgctcgcccggcgcgccggctccGGCCTAG CGAGTGCGGGGATGGTCCCAGCTGGCGGGTCTGAGCAACCGTTGTACTCGTACGGACGCTCGCGCTCTGACACTAACTGGTCCATCAGTCCGACTCCAAGTCCGCACGTTCGCCTCACAACTGGCTTAGAGAGTCAACACATGCAGAATGGCAACAGCGGAGCCAGGAGTGCTCACTGGGTTGGAACACACGTAGCGGGGCCGTCGCTGCTGTACCGTGATGCTGTGG ATCCCACAGAAGGAGTGCACTCGCGAGATGGCTACGGGGTCGGAGCTTGGCAGGCATATCCGCCTTCCGGAACATCTTCGTCGTCAGCCCTGGAATCGTCGAAGACTCAGGAATCATACAGTGAAACTGAGAGCCAACAAGCCATGCTCAGAGCGGACCCCGCACATTCGCCGCTGGTGCATCCGGAACGCGTATCTCTGGCAGCCGACGCACATGGCGTTTCCGGAACCCAGTTCCTCAAGCGACACGATGCACCGCTGCCGCCCGACACTGGCTCACGAGAAATGTGGCACGATGCCCTGATTAGCCAGTCCCAATCGCACGAATCGTCTTACGAGCGGGCAAAACCACAAATGGACCGTCCGTTTACATGGAATCAACCCTCTTCGAGTCCCACTGAATTCCGTGCCTTCCCATCCGGTGGTGTGGTGACCCGGCCGGTCACAGCTGCAGGCCCGTCCCTCCTAGCGCCCACTGATGCAAGAGGCTCGCCAATCAATCCGTTTTCGGTGGCACAGTTCATGGTTAATAAGCTGATTCAGCAAGATGAGCGTTTCGTACAGGACCTGCTAGCAAGGCATGGACCAGATCTGTCGGATGTCTCTCCTGGAGATGTCGTTCACGCGCTTGCAAGCTCAGATACAACACTCAGCAGGCTGTCACACTTCACTCGCAAGCACTTCGGGCCGACGCTGGAGATGCTCAAAGACGCGCACAAAACGCTCGTAGAGACCCACTGGTCCACTGGGGGGCTTCGTGACGAAGGAACCGAGTTGTCCGACCCCGAGACAGCTGCTGTGCAGCTTGTTCGGTTCATCCGAAGTGATCCGCTGCTGCACACACTTTCTGACATTGTGGTGAACCGCGTCTTTCCCGATGTCGAGGCATTCGTAGAAGCGGACGCTGGCGACAATCCAGCGGCACTACCGGCGTTTGCGACACATTGA